Proteins encoded within one genomic window of Glycine soja cultivar W05 chromosome 1, ASM419377v2, whole genome shotgun sequence:
- the LOC114416928 gene encoding uncharacterized protein LOC114416928 translates to MFDIVHTYLLLSTGTSLLSYSLHECLSSRAHQIHCCLQLCTDLRPHSMLTRMSLRFLYSYHRQWYPNYPTYVLFKYKGEEHFIKLHKYGNRYFFGDELKGLRRTHDIYKSVIMHFVAWDKNTTFHVEVMGPLYRRTRERFYYQRL, encoded by the exons ATGTTCGATATTGTGCatacttatcttctcctttcaaCGGGTACAAGTTTGTTGAGTTACTCATTACATGAATGTTTGTCATCTAGGGCCCATCAAATTCACTGCTGTCTACAATTGTGCACCGATTTGAGGCCGCATTCCATGTTGACAAG AATGTCATTGAGGTTCCTTTATTCTTACCATAGACAATGGTACCCGAATTATCCAACTTATGTGCTCTTCAAATACAAAGGAGAAGAGCACTTTATAAAGCTTCATAAATATGGTAACCGATACTTTTTTGGTGATGAACTCAAGGGACTTAGAAGAACCCACGACATTTACAAAAGTGTCATCATGCATTTTGTTGCATGGGACAAAAATACTACTTTCCATGTGGAGGTCATGGGACCTCTCTATAGACGAACACGTGAAAG GTTCTACTACCAGaggctttaa